CCATGCCAAGATCAAGCGAGCCATTGTAGGCGGATGTTGCGCTGCCCCGCCTTTCTTTGCTGCACCGGGTAATGCAGAAAACGCTTATCTGGGGATTAAATATGCCTTGCGCCAAACCAAGTGGAAAGGCGACTATAAAGAGCGACCAGAGCTGATGGCAGAAAGGAATCGCCACGTATGTAATGGCGGCAAGCAGAAAGGCAGGAAGCATGATTATGTCGGGGCCGTATTTGTCTGCAATACGCCCGGCAAACAGGCGGGCGACCAACATGGCCCCGGCATACACGATAAAAAAAGCGCCCATATTGTCCCAACCCTGTGTTTTACCATAAAGAGGAAGAAACATTTGCACAGAGCTGAGGGCAAAAAGCATCAAGCAGCCGATGATTGCGGGCCAGACCACCCCTTTCTCAAAGCCAAGAAAGGTCCTGGGCAGCTTTTTTGCCGATAAACTTTTGCTGGGGGTATCATGTAAAATCTGTTTCTTTACGCCTGATGCGCCTACCTCTCTGTGGTGCAAAAATAGCATTAAAACAAAGGCGACGGTACAGACGCTAACGGTAACATAGAATAGCCTGTGAAATTCGTTCATAGCGTTGCTGGGGATAATAGACAGAGCGATACCCGGACCGATGGCCATGGCTAATACAACCCCGAGCGTATTGTAGCCCATGGCTTCTGAGAGCCGCTTGGGCGGCGAGATATTTGCGGCAGCTGTGGCACTGGCCGTGGTAAAAATACTGAAGCCCGTGCCGTGCAGTAAGCGACATACAATAAGGGCGGGGATAGTCAGCGCAAAATTATGGCAGAAGCAGGCGACGGCGCAGAGTACCGTGCTTACGATTAGCAGCGGACGACTGCCGTAGCGATCCACTAGAACGCCGTCAAGCGGCCGCATACCCAGCGATATTGCGAAAAAAGCGCCGGTTGCCAGCCCTGCGTAGCTCACAGAACCGGTAATTTTATTGGCGTAGATTGCGATAGTGGCGGAAAAAAAGTAATTTGCTATGGCGATGCAGAGAGTGCCAAGAGCGATCAGGGTAAAATCTTTAGTCCATAAAGGTTGCCGGGAGTTCACCGGGTTTTTATCACAATTCAAGAAATCTCATCTCCATATCAAAAAAAAACGGCCCCACCCGATCCGCGAGGCATACAACTAAAAGGCTGCGGCTTTGCCTGGCATGCCGGTAAAATTGCGGTTAAGGGGAAATCCTGTAAAATAACGGCATCTTTCTTTGAACCCCGTATTAGTACTTATTTCCATAGAATAGAGGGTTTTCCCTTCCGGGCTTGTTCATCTGTCCGGCGACACTATCAAAGTCGTTGTGCGCGCTATTATGTAGAAGCCATAGAGTAATTTCAATATAGCTATTAGTTTCGGATAAATTATATTTTTTGTAAAAGTCTCAATGTGAAAATTATTTTAGCGCAGGGAAAAAGATACTTAGTTGATAAATATCATATTTTTTTTCGAACTTCAGCCACGATTATCAGCTGGTCGCGGTCTTGGTAGGTATGTTATTGAAATATTTGGATAAAAGTGATAAAATAAAAATATGGGAAGTAATTTATGTTCTTTTTTAACAAAATTTTTGATCGAAATGGGGTTACATTATGAATATAAATGGAATAGAAGCACAATATCAAAATTATTCAGCGTCTGGCAACTCCAGCAAAAGGAGCAATAGTAGTGAAAACACGTTTGGTACGTTCCAAAAAGAGATTGTGAATTGGGAAAAACGTATCAAGGAAACTATTGATAAAGAGCGGGAAAACGACAGTAAAG
This window of the Veillonellales bacterium genome carries:
- a CDS encoding MFS transporter, which encodes MNCDKNPVNSRQPLWTKDFTLIALGTLCIAIANYFFSATIAIYANKITGSVSYAGLATGAFFAISLGMRPLDGVLVDRYGSRPLLIVSTVLCAVACFCHNFALTIPALIVCRLLHGTGFSIFTTASATAAANISPPKRLSEAMGYNTLGVVLAMAIGPGIALSIIPSNAMNEFHRLFYVTVSVCTVAFVLMLFLHHREVGASGVKKQILHDTPSKSLSAKKLPRTFLGFEKGVVWPAIIGCLMLFALSSVQMFLPLYGKTQGWDNMGAFFIVYAGAMLVARLFAGRIADKYGPDIIMLPAFLLAAITYVAIPFCHQLWSLFIVAFPLGLAQGIFNPQISVFCITRCSKERRGSATSAYNGSLDLGMALGSVAMGVMIENVSYTFSYLFCAVLSLIAMVVYIFTLSRCSKLAGAVRSH